The proteins below are encoded in one region of Triticum aestivum cultivar Chinese Spring chromosome 1B, IWGSC CS RefSeq v2.1, whole genome shotgun sequence:
- the LOC123116331 gene encoding zinc finger protein-like 1 homolog, with product MVVCKCRKATRVYCFVHQVPVCGECICFPEHQLCVVKNYAEWVVNSDYDWPQHCSLCNLVLEAASEETTRLGCLHVMHTKCLISHVQSFPAQTAPAGFVCPSCSIPIWPPSSIKDTGSRLHAKLKEAVVQTGLEKNVFGNHFVTMPKADARTPPAFASDPLKRLSYSGESTDANMLNSSKDATLSSAVLSQGDTYPAGMYSSGTLSHVEPEIVEIDGPSTIATKFPEQEPNFIRSPSPHGPSATTRKGANYVERQNSEMSYYADDEDANRKKYTKRGTYRHKFLRMLLPFWSSALPTLPVTAPPKKENDAPEGRSRHQRTSRIDPTKILLAMAIMACIATMGILYYRLSQRGLSENFADDEAQ from the exons ATGGTCGTCTGCAAATGCCGCAAG GCGACGAGGGTTTATTGCTTCGTCCACCAGGTTCCGGTCTGCGGCGAGTGCATCTGCTTCCCAGAACATCAATTATGCGTG GTGAAAAACTATGCTGAATGGGTTGTTAATTCTGATTATGACTGGCCACAACACTGCTCTTTGTGTAATTTAGTTCTAGAAGCTGCAAGCGAAGAAACTACACGATTGGGTTGCCTCC ATGTGATGCACACAAAATGCTTGATATCACATGTCCAAAGTTTTCCGGCACAAACAGCACCAGCAGGATTTGTCTGCCCCTCATGTTCAATTCCT ATATGGCCTCCTTCGAGTATTAAAGATACAGGCTCCCGCCTCCATGCTAAACTGAAGGAAGCAGTAGTCCAG ACTGGTCTGGAGAAGAATGTATTTGGGAATCATTTTGTGACAATGCCTAAAGCTGATGCCCGCACACCCCCTGCATTTGCTTCAGACCCCCTTAAGCGTCTATCATATTCTGGTGAATCTACTGATGCAAACATGCTTAACTCTTCGAAAGATGCAACTTTATCATCAGCGGTACTCTCCCAGGGGGATACATATCCTGCTGGGATGTACTCTTCTGGGACTCTTAGTCATGTGGAACCAGAAATAGTTGAAATAGATGGTCCTAGTACCATAGCAACAAAGTTCCCAGAGCAGGAGCCCAATTTCATCAGAAGTCCAAGCCCGCACGGG CCTAGTGCCACGACAAGAAAAGGTGCTAACTATGTTGAGAGACAAAATTCAGAGATGTCTTATTATGCTGATGATGAAGATGCAAACCGCAAAAAGTACACTAAAAGGG GTACATATCGTCACAAATTTTTAAGGATGCTGCTACCTTTTTGGTCTAGTGCACTGCCAACATTACCAGTTACAGCACCCCCTAAAAAGGAAAATGATGCTCCAGAAGGCCGGTCACGACATCAGAGGACATCACGAATCGATCCCACAAAGATCTTACTTGCAATGGCAATCAT GGCATGTATAGCAACGATGGGGATTCTCTACTACCGGTTGTCACAGCGCGGTCTTTCTGAAAACTTTGCCGATGATGAGGCTCAGTAG